One Heyndrickxia oleronia genomic window, ACTCACCTCATCCTGCAACATATTATAGCATGGACAAGGGGCATCTTTAGTTTTCTATCTAATTACAAAATTATTTCATCATATATAATTTCGGTGGGGATGAGCAAATTTTTGAGGGTATCTGTAATTTTTTTAAGCGCTTCTCCGTAATTTATTTGCTTTTTTTCGCGATACTAAATAGCCGCTTATAGCAATAGATAGAAGTACACCCCAGAAAATTACCTTCCATACAAATGATTCAGGAAAATGCTCTTCGATAACATGAATACTTGGATGTGCAAGTGTAAAAACAACTAATTTTACCCCTACCCATCCGACAATGAGAAATGCAGATGTTTCGAGGCTAGGATATTTCTTTAATAAATTGACAAACCATTTTGCCGCAAATCGAATAATGACTAATCCTATGATCCCCCCAAAAAGCATCACTAAAAATTGGCCACCATCAATCCCACCCATTTTAAACCAACCTGTAGGTTTTAACGTAACAGCAAGGGCAACGGCTGCTAACATGGAATCAACTGCAAACGCAATATCTGCCATTTCCACTTTTAAAACAGTCATCCAAAAGGAAGATCCTTTGTTATCCTTTACCTTATCTCCTTTTTTAAATTTGTGTTTTGACTGTTTCAATAAATGATGTACCGAAATATAAAGTAGATAGGCAGCACCAATAGCCTGAATTTGCCATACATTAACTAAAAAGGAAATGAGAAATAGAGCGCCAAATCTAAATACAAATGCTCCGACTAATCCATAGAATAAAGCTTTCTTCTGTTTTTCTTCAGGTAAATGCTTCACCATCACTGCCATAACAACTGCATTATCTGCAGCCAATATTCCTTCTAAACCAACTAAAATCAATAAGACCCAACCATACTCAAGTACCATTGAAATGTCCATATAAGAGTTCTCCTCCCTTGTTTCTTCTGAACGAAAATCACCTATACAGACAAAAAAGACCCCTGCCTATTATAGGCAAAGGTCTTGCTAGACATAAATTATGCCAACAAAGCCGATGGAATTCATCCATGGAATGACGACTTTGTTTTAGATGTATAACACATCTAACGCTACTCCCCTTTGACAATTCGTCAAAAGATATTCGTTTATAATAAAAGTATAGTGGAGAATATATTAAATTTCAACTACTAATTTTCTAACTTTTTGAACTTTATTATTAAATATTGAATAATGAAACCAATTCCTAAACCGGGTATTAAGAAGATCATCGGTAAAAAGACAGGTCCGATAAAAATACCGTTGACATACACTAAAGGTGAATACATTAATCCAATTGTAACAAAATAAGCTCCAAAGGCAAAAGGAATATACTGATAGCGTTTCTCTTTATCCTGAGCCATTTTAAAGGCATCCCACATAGCAAACATATATAGACACGGGTAAAACATTAGCCATTGATAATCAATTACATTAGCGGCTTCAGCTGTTTTTCCTAAAAAGCTCAACATAATTCCCTTATTAAAATGACTGTTCACATTAATTATAAATTCAAGACTGACGAAAAATAGTCCTTTAATAATGGAACCCGATAATAATTGTGAAAATCCTGGTAGTGCAATACTCCACAAAATGGCTTCTAATGGTTCAACCTTTTTCATTTGTTCCTTATGAAAATCTCGTAGTTTCAGCTTCATCTGGTTCCGGTCGTTGAAGAAGTCTTTCATACGAAGCTTGGAGTAATTTCCCACTAGGAATACTATCATTCAAAAAATCAATCCATAAGCTTGAAAAATCCAATGTCTCTCTATCATTATTCTCCATCATTTTTTCCTCCTATTCATATCCATATAATTTCCATATTCGAAATTAATATTCCTATAAACAGAGAAGAAAAATACATTCAACCTTATCTCATTAATTTTTATCAATCATTGTTAATGTCTTACCAGTAAATCCAAAAAGAATCGTTAGCAGTGGAGATAACAGACAGAAAAAGGCAAATGGAAAATATTCTAATGTTGAAACACCTAGTACATTTGTTAAAAATACTCCACAAACACTCCATGGAACTAATGGATTGACTACGGTTCCGGCATCTTCTAAAACTCGTGAAAGATTTTTATTTGCTAAGCCAACCTTTTGAAATGATTGTTGAAAAGATTCTCCTGTTAAAATAATAGATAAATATTGTTCACCAATAAAAATATTAATACCTACAGCAGTTAGAGCTGCTGCCATAATCACAGATCCAACTTTATTTAATATCTTTCCTAATGATTGGAGTAACACTGGTATTATTCCTAACGCAAATGTTAAACCTCCCATACTTAATGCTAAAATGATTAATGATACCGTAAACATCATACTATTTATTCCGCCCCTAGTTAGTAGACTATCAATGGCTGTATTACCCGTTTCAGATACATATCCATTGAAAAGAATACTGAATAACTCTTTCCCGGAAGTAAAATGATGAAAATAGGAAAGTATAACTGCAAAAATTGAATTAAATGCTAAAGTAATGAAAGCAGAAATTTTTTTTATGGCAAATATAACTAATACAAGGATCGGAAGCAAACTATACCAATGGACTAAATTTGTCTGCATCAAACTTTCTTGATAGCTGATTAAGCGATGTAAATTAGCAGAAGATGCATTCGGTGATATGATTGCGTATACGATTAAACTAATAATAAACCCAGGAACAGTTGTCCATGCCATATTCCTGATATGTTCAAACAAATCAACCTTCAGCATCATTGACGCAATACTTGTTGTATCGGACAAAGGTGACATTTTATCACCAAAAAAAGCACCTGAAACGATAGCACCAGCGGTTATAGCTAATGATGCATCAATAGCAGAAGCAACCCCAATAAATGCTACTCCTAATGTTGCAGAGGTTGTTAACGAACTACCGATGGCCATTCCCACAATCGCTGTCGTAATAAAAGCAATCGCATAAAAGAAGTGAACAGAAACTATTTTAAATCCAAGATAAACCAAAGTGGGAATTGTCCCACTAATCATCCACGCTGAAATTAACAGTCCAATCAGAAAAAAGATAAAGATAGCAGAGATACCTGATTTTGCACCATTGGTCATCCCCTCTTCAAGTTTTTTAAAAGGAACCTTCCTTATTAACCCGTATAGAATCAATAGAAAAATTGTTAACAAGATTGGAATATGAGGCGCTGCAGAAAATTTTATAATTCCACCGCTAATTAATCCTACAATACAAATAGCAAGGATAATAGCTTCAATTATTGTTGGTGTGTAAACTTTTTTAATACTAAACACGACATTTTCCCCCTATGAAGATTTAATTCAGTTCATACAAAAAGGAGAGCATCCCCATCCCAAATTAGGGACGAAGACACTCTCCGCGGTACCACCCTAGTTAATGACCCAAGTCATTCACTCTTAAATTCCTATTTTTACATACGGTGTATTTCATTTCTATTGCCGCCTGAATTCTCAGCGCCCATTCAGTCTCTTCATGCTGCATCCAATAGAATTACTAGTGTCCGATATAGGAAAACTATATAAGCTTTTACACTTAAACGCTTTTAAGCTTTTATGCAATAAAGTATTTTAATATAATATATCATGTTTTAAAAATAAATCAAGAAAAAATTAAAAAGACACCGGTCTAAAATGATACGGAAAAGAACCTCTTAGCATGCTTAAGAAACAACAATTATTTAAATAATCGAGAACCGATTATCCATAATATTTTTTTCCATATTCATTACAATATAATTCGATGGTAAATACTTTTTCAAACGACACTCTTAGTAAAGTCAAAACACCTTCAATGCGGATAATATATTTTTGACCTCCGTCAACTAATGATGCATTATACGAAGTCTGGTCCCATTTACCAGGAACTCCTGCTTTTTGGGATGATGTTACATCTTTACTCCAATTTCAAGTAAACAACGCATTTTCTCATCAACAGTCAAATGTTCCTTCCCCCTCTCATAAAAAATTAGACAATTCTGCGAAAATTTTAGTTTCGTTAAAATAATTAATATTCTTATGTTATAGTTGAAAATGAAATCATTAGAGTAAGTAGTCAAACTAATGTAAAATGAATTGAGTATTAAATATTAAGGAGGGTTTCATGTGATTAATGCAGAGGGACTAATAGTCATTGGAGCAGTTGCATTAATTCTTTTTGGGCCAAAAAAATTACCAGAAATAGGTAGAGCGGCAGGAAAGACCATAAGAGAATTTAAAAATGCAACTAGTGGGTTACTAGAGGATTCAAACACAAAAGAAAATCATAAAAATCAAAATTTCCAATCTCAAAAGGAACAAACAAATAATATTTCAGTATCAACGGCTAATGATTTAACAGAAAATTCATCACCCAGTAGTGAAGGTGCTGAAAAAAACTTAAACAATTCAGTTTAATAACTTAGTAATTTTGGAGGGTAAAATGAAAGAATCAAATTCAAATGTTGTTTTATGGCTTTTAATGTTATTAACAGTCCTTATACTTTTTGGTGGTACTGCTCTTAGTTACTATTTATTTGGAAGATAAATAATCGCCTTCTTAAGAGAAGGTTTTTTTTGAACCTACAAACCATTAATTGTATTTTATTCCAAAAATTGTTATATTAATCACAAGTTATTAATTGTTAGTTTTAACAAATACAGCACTCAAACTGGTCAATTAAATATTTTGAACAAAGTGAAATCATTTAAAAGGGAATGACCTTAAATTTTTCTATTACATTTTACTATGCGCTGGCCCTCTTCTTTCAGTCTACTCTCCTATTATTCTTATACTTTGATGAAAAAGTTAACAAAATAAAAAGACCAGTAATTAAAAGAAAAAACGTTCGAATAAGAACGTTTCAAAAATGTTCACACCAAACTTGTCATTATCTCTAGAACACATGCAAATATATTTCCCTTATTTATGCTCT contains:
- a CDS encoding TerC family protein — encoded protein: MDISMVLEYGWVLLILVGLEGILAADNAVVMAVMVKHLPEEKQKKALFYGLVGAFVFRFGALFLISFLVNVWQIQAIGAAYLLYISVHHLLKQSKHKFKKGDKVKDNKGSSFWMTVLKVEMADIAFAVDSMLAAVALAVTLKPTGWFKMGGIDGGQFLVMLFGGIIGLVIIRFAAKWFVNLLKKYPSLETSAFLIVGWVGVKLVVFTLAHPSIHVIEEHFPESFVWKVIFWGVLLSIAISGYLVSRKKANKLRRSA
- the nhaC gene encoding Na+/H+ antiporter NhaC, whose translation is MFSIKKVYTPTIIEAIILAICIVGLISGGIIKFSAAPHIPILLTIFLLILYGLIRKVPFKKLEEGMTNGAKSGISAIFIFFLIGLLISAWMISGTIPTLVYLGFKIVSVHFFYAIAFITTAIVGMAIGSSLTTSATLGVAFIGVASAIDASLAITAGAIVSGAFFGDKMSPLSDTTSIASMMLKVDLFEHIRNMAWTTVPGFIISLIVYAIISPNASSANLHRLISYQESLMQTNLVHWYSLLPILVLVIFAIKKISAFITLAFNSIFAVILSYFHHFTSGKELFSILFNGYVSETGNTAIDSLLTRGGINSMMFTVSLIILALSMGGLTFALGIIPVLLQSLGKILNKVGSVIMAAALTAVGINIFIGEQYLSIILTGESFQQSFQKVGLANKNLSRVLEDAGTVVNPLVPWSVCGVFLTNVLGVSTLEYFPFAFFCLLSPLLTILFGFTGKTLTMIDKN
- a CDS encoding twin-arginine translocase TatA/TatE family subunit; translated protein: MINAEGLIVIGAVALILFGPKKLPEIGRAAGKTIREFKNATSGLLEDSNTKENHKNQNFQSQKEQTNNISVSTANDLTENSSPSSEGAEKNLNNSV